The Silvibacterium dinghuense DNA window TATCGCTGGTCGCGATCTGACTATTCTGCGAACCCACGTCTCAAAATCGAGACGTGGGGCACCCGGGCTTTCTATTCCCTATACCCTGTTTTCACGATTCGTACCTCCATCCTCATTGTGCGCGGGGAACCACAGGTCCCTTCGCTGCGCTCGCCTTTGGCTCACTTCGGTCGGGATGACAAGGAGAGGATGAGGGTTCGCCTGTTGCCAGATGGAGAGTCCAGGCTCAGAATCGGTGCATGGCTCGACTGGTCTTGCGTGCTGCTGCCTTTTTCTGCCTCCTGACTCCACTTCTCGCCTCAGCACAGGTGCCGGCGGCGTTGACTGCCGATCCTGCGGCGGATGCCAAGCATCCCGCAACAATGATCTCGCTGGCCGACCTGCCCAGCCATGGAGAAAAGCTGCTGGGCGTCTTTTACCTTGCAGCGGGTGAGGGACCACATCCGACCGTCATCCTGATGCATGGCTTTCCAGGCTTCGAGCAGAACCTCGATCTGGCGCAGGCGATCCGGCGGGCAGGATGGAATGTATTGGCGGTGCACTATCGCGGGTCATGGGGCGTGAAGGGAACTTTCTCCTTCAAGAATGCGATCGAAGACGCAGACGCTGAGGTCGCCTTTGTGCGCGATCCGGCCAATGCGAAAAAGTATCGCGTGGACACTGCGAAGATTGTGCTGCTGGGGCACAGCATGGGCGGCTTCATGGTGGCCTCAGCAGCAGCACACGATACGAAAGTAGCCGGGATGGGCATGATCTCGGCGTGGAATATCGGTGCGAGCTTTCCTCCGGCGAGCGAAAACTCTTCCCAGCGGGCTGCGGACGAGGCGGCAAAGAAGGAGCTGATCGACCAGTTCACAGACGACAACGACGGCGCGCCACTGGCCGGCTGCACGGTCGAAGGACTGGTCGAAGAGGCCTACGAACATCGCGCGGAGTGGAACTTCAATGATTACGCACCACAACTGGCCTCCCGGCCGGTGCTGGTCGTGACGTCGGACGACGGACTGGCGCCAATGGACGGCACCTTTGCCACTGCCCTGAAAAAAGCCGGCAATGAGCGGGTCACCGAGGCACATTTTCCGACAGACCATTCCTATTCCGATCAGCGGCTGGCGCTGACGACGGTCGTACTGAACTGGCTGGCCACGATCTAATAGTTGCTGCGGGACTGGCCGTCCAGGCCTTTCGCCTTCGGCCTCCGCTCCCTTTGGTCGCGATGAGAGTTCTGCCGGCTGGGCGCTATCGGTTTTTGGGGTTCGATTCGAGGGCGAGGAGCTTCTGCTTGCGTTCGACACCCCAGCGATAGCCGGTGAGCTTGCCGTCTGAGCCGATGACGCGGTGGCAAGGGATGACGACAGCGACCGGGTTCGAGGCGCAGGCGCGGGCTACGGCACGGGCGGCAGTGGGCTGACCGAGATCGCGGGCAAGCTGGGCGTAGGTGCGGGTTTCGCCGCGAGGGATGCGGCGGAGAGCTGTCCAGACACGCATCTGGAAGGCCGTGGCGCGGAGATCGAGCGGCAGGTCAAGGGCAACGGGGTGCTCGGTGAGGTGGGTAAGCACCTGGGCGAGCATCGGCGCGAGATCGGGCTGGGTGGCGATCTCTGCGGCAGAGGACTGGGTGTGCAGGCGGACGAGGAGCTCATCGTCCGTGGTGCCGAGGATCACGGCACAGAGACCACGCGAGGTCGCAGCGATCAGCAGGCGACCGAGAGGCGAATCGCCTATGGCATAGCCGATCTGCTGGCCCTGGCCGCGGCGGCGATAGTCGGCGGGCCTCATGCCGAGGGCGGCATTTTCATACATGCGGGAAGGGCCGGAGTATCCAGCATCATAGATGGCGTCGGTGATGCGAGAGACAGGGTTATTGAGCTGGTGGCGCAGGGCGGCAGTACGGCTTTGAGCCTGGAACTGCGCAGGGCTAAGGCCCAGGACACGGCGAAAGAGCCGCTGCGTTGCGAGTGGTGAAAGACCGACGAGAGCAGCCAGCTCGGCGAGCGGTACCGGACGGTCGAGATGGCGGCGCAGATGCGCGCAAAGGGTCTCGACACGCTGGGCGTCCGTGTGGACCCCAGCAGGCGTACAGCGGTAGCAGGGGCGGTATCCGGCGGCAAAGGCAGAGACGAGATCGGAGAAGAACTCGACATTGGCACGTGCAGGCCGTCGACTGGGGCAGGACGGACGGCAGACGATGCCGGTGGTACGCACTGCATAGAAGAGCCGGCCGTCGGCACGGGCATCGCGGGCAGAGACAAGCTGCCAGGCCTGGTCCGGATCGAGTGTGCCGGCCATCGATTCTTCCGGGATCAATTCTTCTGGCATGGATGCCTGTGTCGATACCTGGGTCATGTCGGTCTGCGGCATGGGAAGGTTAGGAAAAACGCGGGCGAATGCTGTCATGGTAGTGCTCCTGAAATGCCTCGGTCCAATCCTCTGGTCCGGTCACCATTCCATGTTGACAGTGGCCCGATTTCCGCACACTCCGAATCCTGCCGTGGAATTTTTATGGAAGTAGCTTGCTGTAAGCTTTTTGTTTTCTGTGGTCAAAGCAAGCGGAGCTGTTCGCGCTTCGGCAACCTTCCGGGACGGGAAGTCCATCCCAATCCATGGCAGGAGGTATATGTCGCATGACAGAAACCAGAAAAACCCCGACCGCCGTTCCTAAGACTCGAAGCCCTCTGGAAGAGCACGAGCGCCGGAACGAGGGCGGACGGGAATTCGGTCACGTGCATCAGCCAACCCAGGCCCAGCAGGCCAGCCGGAACGAAGGACTGGCCGATCCACAGGCAGGTAAACCACCGGGCAACCAGCTCAAGAAGGCCCGTGAGGGCGAAACCCGGACGGCGTGAGGCCGTCTGGAACGAGAGATCAAAAGGGGCTGCGCCATGCAGCCCCTTTTGCATGTTGGACATGGGGTGTATCTGTTATCGGCCTGCGATTCTGCCCCAGGTATGGGGCGATATGGACAGGCAATGAAGCAAGCATGACAAGTAAGCCATCTTCCGGTAGAGGCGTTGCCTTTCCTTTATGCAAGAGAGGAGCAGATCGCGAAGGCAGAAACTTCTCGCTACGGGCCGGTTTCCATGAACTACGCGTGGCGCGGGCTGTATCGGGAAAGATGCACGAAGACCAAGAGGAAAACCGGGAGCCTGTTGCGGCGCAGCAGAAATGAGTCAAGCAGCCAGAAGATAGTATGGCCAGACACAAACGATTCTGCATCGTAGAAAGCGGTAAGCACGATATGGAGAAAACCCACATGAGCAAGACAGAAAAAGATCTGCGGCAGACGGCATCGAGAGCATGCCTGATGGGATTGGGGCTGGCGCTGGTATTCGGCGCGGCCGGATGCAAGAGCAACCCTTCCACCGATCAGACAGCCCAGACCACGGCAACGACCCCGGATGCGAGCCAGGCAACAGCGGATACCAGCGATCCGGCGGCGCAGGCAAACCTCGCTCCGGCAGTGAATACGGCACAGGCGACAAGCAGCAGCCCATCCTATCCGAGCACCAGTTCTTCGGCATCAAGCACGCAGGAGACGGCGCCTCCACCGCCGGCGGATGAGACCGCCAGCTCCAGCGCGAGCACAGGCTCATACGCCACCGCGCCGAGTGAGGATGCCTATGACTATGAGGCTCCGCAGACCGATGTGGCCCAGCCGGTAGCCTACGCGCCGGAACCGCCGCCGGCGCTGCCGGTGTACGAACAGCCTCCCTGCCCGGGCGATAACTACATGTGGACGCCTGGCTACTGGGGCTACGCCCCGACCGGCTACTACTGGGTGCCAGGCGTCTGGGTGATGGCTCCGTATCTTGGAGCGCTGTGGACACCGGGGTACTGGGGCTTCTACCAGGGCCGGTATGGATGGCACGGCGGCTACTGGGGTCCGCACATCGGCTTCTATGGCGGGGTGAACTACGGGCACGGCTATGGCGGCATGGGCTACGAAGGCGGGTACTGGCATAACAATAACTTCCTGTACAACCGCTCGGTGACGCAGGTGAATACGACGATCATCCGCAACACCTATGTGCACAACGTGACGATCATCAACAACAACTCGCGCGTGAGCTACAACGGCGGCAATGGCGGCCTGCAGGCGCGGCCATCGGCAGCAGAGAACATGGCTTTCCGCGAGCAGCACATGGGGCCTGTAGCGGCACAGACGAACCACGTGCAGCAGGCGGCGGCAAACCGGCAGAACTTCGCCTCGGTCAACCACGGGCGGCCTGCGATGCTGGCTTCGGCGCAGCCACTGGCGACGAACTACCGCACACCGGCGGCAACCCCCGTGGCAGTGCAACGACAGGTAAGCCAGGAGCAGGCACGGCGTGCGGCAGTGGTCAACCGTCCAGCGGAAAACCGCGCAGTCGCACCGGCAGCTCGGACGAATGAAGCCGCGCGGCCAGCCCAGCAACAGTTGCAGCAACGCGAACAGCAGCAGGCTCAGCAGCGTGAACAACAGCAACAACGCCAACAGCAGCAGACTCAACAGCGCGAGCAGCAACAGCAACGTCAGCAGCAGCAGGCTCAGCAGCGTGAACAGCAGCAACAACGCCAAGAGCAACAGACCCAGCAGCGTGAGCAGCAGCAACGCCAACAGCAGCAGGCTCAGCAACGCGAGCAGCAACAGCAGCATCAAGCCCAACAGCGTGAACAGCAGCAGCGCGAGCAACAGCAACGCCAGCGGCCAGAGGAACATCCGCAGGCGGATGACCACCGTCCGAACCGCTAAATGCACTTGAGCAGCAAGGAAATGGAGAGCCCCCGGGCTCTCCATTTTTTGTTTGCAGCATGGCTACCCGGCGAGAAGCAAAGTCAGGGTGTATCGACGTATAGCCGTATTGGCATAACAGGGGTTAGTCCAATGTGATCATTCCGATCGAAGCGGAGGAAGCTGCGGTTTGCACCTGTTATGGCCTTTTCTTGCGGAAAAGGACACGGAAGGATCATGGCCCCGGAACAGCTGCCCGGATCCTGCTTTAGCGCTGGCGTAGGGCTACTGTGGTGAAAACAATCGAGTTCGCAATTTCGTTTGACAGCGTTTCCATCTTCGTTTTAGCATCCCCGCGATTTTTTTATTACAGCTTGGCCCGCACGGAAATATCCGCGAGGCCCACAGCATCATCACGCATTGTCGACCTGGATGTATCCGTTTTCACAGGAGGATATTGATGCGAAACAGAGTCCATACTTCGGTTCCATGGTTGCTGTTCCTTCTATTTTTCCTTGCCGGCGCGGTCATGCCGGCAAAGGCGCAGGATACCAACGCTTCTCTCACCGGATCGGTTACGGACTCCAGCGGCTCGGCGATTCCGGGGGTGAGCCTGACGCTCACCAACACGAGTACGCACTTCAAAGTTACGATTACCAGCGGCCAGGACGGCCAATATACTTTCGCCAATATCTCGCCGGGCATTTACAGCCTGCAGGCCTCGGCGAAGGGCTTCAAGTCGGTGACGCAGACCGGTATCGAACTGGCGGCCACGCAACAGGGGCGCGTGAATGTGCAGCTTCCGGTCGGCAATGTGCAGCAGGAAGTGACGGTCACAGCAGAGGCATCGCAGATCAACTTTGTCGATCCGACGATCGGCGGCGGCATCGCTCCGGAGACACTGCAGGATTTTCCGCTGACAGTTTCCGGCGCGCCGCGGTCCTCGGTTTCGGTTGCGGACATGCTGCCCGGCGTAAGCACGGGCGCCAGCGGCAACGCCTATAACACCCGCATCAATGGCGGCCTGGTCAGCGGCGACGAGGCCGTGGTCGACGGCGCCACCGCGATGGAAGGCTACATGAACCAGAGCGGCATGGTCAGCCTCGAAACCGACTTTGGCATGTCGCCGGATATTACGAGCGAAGTGCACGTGCTGACGGCCAACTACGACGCACAGTATGGGAATACAACCTCGGGACAGCTGATCATCTCCACGCGCTCGGGCGGGGACAAGTTCCACGGCGCGGCGTATGAGTATCTGCGCAACGATGCCTTGAATGCGCGGCAGTGGGGCCTGCCTATCAGCTCAGCCAAGCCGGAGGATAAAGAGAACGATTTCGGCGCGAACATTGGCGGACCGATTCTGATTCCGAAGCTGCATGGCGCATCTTCGCTGGTGAAAGGCTATTTCTACTTCAACTACGAAGGCTTCAAAGAAGCAGGCGGCGCGAACTCTTCGACCCTGTCGATTCCTTCTCTCGCCGACCGCTCGGGCAACTTCAGCGGCGCAGGCAGCCAGCTTTATTATCCCGATGACGCGACGAAGTATGGCGCGGACGCGGGACAGCCGATCGCATACGGCGGCGTCACCAACCAGATCAACCCGGCGTATGAGGATCCGGTGGCAGCAGCGTGGATGGCGGCTCTGCCTACGCCGACGAACAGCGGGGAGTTGAACAACTACTTCATTCCGAAAGCCGGCCAGGGCTCGCTTACCGCGAGCGAGAATGTCTACTTCGGTCGTGTCGATATGAACGTCGGACCGAACGATCATTTTTACTGGACCACGTGGTGGCAGCGTACCGGCACGAACACGCAGACCAATCTGCCGGTAGCCGTCTCTACGGCTTCGCCTGCCGATCCTGAGAATGCGAACATCCAGCGCTTCAACTGGGAGCACAACTTCTCGGGCAACATGACCAACCATGCGACGCTCGGCTATCTGAACCGCAACGAGTCGTACTATGCGTTGAACGGTCATGCGGATCTGCCTACCGTTCCCGGAGTCGCCAATACCGCGTATCTGCCGGAGATGAGCTTTGGCGGCGGGTATACGCAGCTGGGCAACTCGGATCTCCCCGACCCGGGACAAGCCAAGACGACACGCGGCACCTGGGCCTTCAACGATGTGTTCACGCGCATCATGGGAAGCCACACGCTGAACGCGGGCTTCGAATGGAGGCTGGCCGGCACGTCGATCCACCTGGGCACCAACCAGGGCGGCACCTTTACCTTCGATCCCGACGCGACAGGCAACCAGGGCTGCTCCTCTACTGCTTCCTGCCCCGGCGATGCCGCGGCTTCGTTCTACCTGGGCGCGGCTTCCGCGGCCAGCGTCAACTATTACAACGTGCTGGCGGAGTATCCCCGCCAGGATGCCTGGGCCATCCACGTGGGCGACAGCTGGCGCATTATCCCCAAGCTGACGCTCGATTACAGTCTGCGTTGGGACTACATTCAGCCCTTCCGCGAGAAATACAACCATCTATCTTTCATCGATCCCTCCGGCGCGAATCCGGGCGCCGTTACCTCCAGCGGTTCGGAGCTCGCCGGGCGCCTGGCCTTTGCGGGGGATAAGTACGGCGATGCCAGTTACGGCAAGCAGTATCCGGAAATCCCCTTCAAGAAGGGCTTTGCCCCACGCCTTGGCTTCGCCTACTCGCTGGACGATAAGACGGTGATTCGTGCCGGTTACGGTATCTATTTCGGCCAGGCCTTCTACCCCAACTGGGGCGGCGGCATGGGTCTGGATGGATTCAACAAGAATGTGACGCTGAATGAATCGTCGGTCGGCAACCTGAAGACCCCGGCGCTTTATCTGACCAGCGGCGTGAGCGCTTCGCAGGTGGGGGAGACGGAGAACATCTCCTCGAGCTTCGACAACGGGCAGACGCCTTCACTCTACCGGCCTCTCGACGGCAACCATCGCCCTTACTCCTCGCAGTGGAACCTGACGGTGGAGCGCCAGCTGCCGAAGAACTTCAGCACGCGTATCTCGTATGTGGGAACACAGGGCACGCATCTGCCTTCGCTGCTGAATCCGCTCAATATTCTCAACCCGTACAACACGACGATCAGCTCCATGGGATCGGACCTGGCGACCAGCTATAACTCTACCGATGGCCCGGCTGTCTTCGCTGCTCATGGCGTCAGCGTTCCTTACGAGAACTGGCAGACGCAGATGACGAGCTGCACACCGACGCTGGCGCAGGCTCTTCTGCCCTTCCCGCAGTATTGCGGCACGCTGCAGGGACTGAACGAAGGCCATGCGACCTCTTCCTATCATTCGCTGCAGGTCGAGGTCGATCACCAGGCAAAGAACGGGTTGTTCGTACTCGGCTCCTTCACCTACTCCAAGCTGATGACGAACGCGACCGACTCGACGCAGTCGGCCAGCGCGAGCGGCCTGGGCAATAACGGCGATTTCTCCCCCTACAACCCGAACACGCGCGATTACTCGCTGGCGCCAGACAATGTGCCGATCACTGCGCAGATTTCGCTGGTCTACGATCTGCCGTTCGGCAAGAACAAGCGGTTCCTCAGCTCCGGCGGCCCGTTGAATGTGCTTGTCGGCGGATGGCAGGTCAGTCCGCTTTATCACTACGAGTACGGGACACCGCTGTGGTTCTCCTCTTCGTCCTGCACCACGAGCAGCCTTGTTCCGGAGTTCCGGCAATCCTGCATCCCAGGTCATCTGCCCGGCGTGAAGCCCTATGTCCACGGGCGCAACGGCTATAACCCGCATACGGACGGCAACTACCTGAATGCTGCGGCCTTCGAATCGAACTTTACCCAGTTCGGCTACACAGGCTTCGGCAGCGCGGTATCGAACATCTACGGCTCAGCCTTCCAGGATACGGACGTGGCCTTCACCAAGAACACGAGGATCACCGAACGGATGAACTTCAAATTCATGGCGAACTTCTTCAACGCATTCAACAACCACTACTTTATTTCGACGGGGAATGGTCCTTCGCTTCCGTTTGTGACGGATGTAGCCGCAACCGGCAACTCCTTCGGCACGTGGAACGGCACGGTCAGCAATCCTCGTACGATTCAATTCGCAGGACGCATCGAGTTCTAACCATCGATGCATTGTGAACAGAAGGCCGCCCGCGCTCAAGCCCAAGGCGGCCTTCTCTTTTGCAACACAGGAAGCATTCGCTCAGGGAGCGGCAGGAGTACGGCTGGGAGTATTGTGCAGTTGCGTGTAAATCCGGACTTCGCGCCGGGAGAGATCGTCCTGTCCCAGCCTGTGGTAGAGGCGCGCCAGCGCGAAGTGCGGTTCTGCATAGTGAGCATCGAGCAGGGCAGCCTGCTTGTATTCGTCGACGGCGGCCTGCGGCTTGCCCATGCCGTCGAGAACGTTGCCGAGCTGAAAGTGCGTGGGGGCCAGCTTCGCATCGAGACGGATCGCTTCACGCAGATGCTTTTCAGCTCCCGTGAAATCGCCCTCTGCCTGCAGCATGGCGGCGAGGTTGATATGAGGCCAGGGGGAAGGATGCTTCGCATGACTGTCCAGCGAGATTGCCGTCTCGAAGTTCCGCACGGCGGCGGCATCCTGGTTGAGATAAGAGAAGCAGAGCCCGAGGTTGTCGTAGGCTCGCGCCATGCCGGGATCGAGCTGGATCGCATGCTGAAAATGTTCGATCGCAGAAGCATAGGCCTGCCTGTCGTAATCGATACGGCCAAGCCAGTAGGGATAGAGCGCATTCTTCGGATCGACGGCAACGAGCTGCTGCAGCTGCCGCGAGGCCCAGTCCCGCTGTCCCATGCCGACATAGGCCATGGCAAGCGAGAACTGCAAGGGCTGCGGCAACGGCTTGATCGCCTCGGCCTTCTTCCATGCAATGGCGGCGTTGCGATCGTCGTGGTCCAGAAAATAAACGCCGGCGATGGTGAGCAGAAGGCTGTATCGATACGAGGGCTGTTGCGCCGACTGAATCTCCGGCAGCAGAAGGCTCTCCGCGCCGCGATAGTCCTGCGCATCGAGCGCGCGCTGCAACGCTTGCGCCTTATCCGGAGAGAGCCCGGAAGTACCGATTCCGGCGATGCCCGGCTGCGCTTCTTCTTCCACGGCCTGAGCCAGGCCACGATAACCCGGACACAGCGCGGCGAGCGCGATCAGAAGAGCCGCAGTGTGACGCCACTCCGCCATAGGCTGAGTTTATTATGGCCGCGAGAGACGACCAGTTGTTCTCGTGGCAGCACTCGGCGGGAAGAGCCATTCCGCGATGCATCGCGATGGAAGATGGCGGGCTGCGCGCTGCTCACTCTGATGCTTGCTTCGTCATGCGCGCAGGCGCAGCGAGCCGGCTATCAGGATACGGTCCTGAAGATACAGGGGCAGATCGAAAGCCATGATCTCGATGGCGCGCGCGTGCTGCTTGCTTCCGCCATGAAGCATTATCCGAACGACGGCGGACTGGAAAACCTCCTCGGCGTGGTGGAGGCGCAAAGCCAGCATCGCGATGCGGCAAAGCATGCATTTTCGCAGGCGGTCGTGCTCGATCCGAAGCTGCTGAGCGCGTGGCAGAACCTAGCGCGCATCGAGATGGAGGATGCCGACCATGATCCGAAGAGCGCCGAGGACGCTCTTCGGTCTTATACGCATGCGCTGGCGCTCGATCCTTCCGATGCGGAGTCCATCTATGGAGCGGCCACCGCAGCGATGTGGCGACATGCATATGCGACATCGCTGGCCTATCTGCAGAAACTGGATGGAGAGAGCCGCGCGAAGGCACGCGTGCAGGCCGTTCTCTGCGCCGATGAGCTGGGAGCAGGACACACGGCCGCAGCGGAGCAGGCGGCGGCACGCATGGCTGCAAGTCTCGACCTGCTGGAAAGCGATGTGATGCTGGCGCTTCCTGCGCTGCGTGCGGCGCATCGAGCGGATATTCTCGACACGCTGCTCTCGAGCGCCCATGCGCACGAGCCGCTTTCTCCAGCGGGATTGCGCATGCTGGGGCTGGCGCAAGAGGCGGAAGGCAAGCCACAACAGGCCAAGGCGACGCTTGAGCACGTGTATGAGCTGGAACCCACAAATACGGCGCCCCTGGTGGATCTTGCCCGCATTGCTCTCGCGCAGAACGACAAGCAGGGAGCGCTGGGCTATCTCGCCCATGCGCGGGCGATAGCACCGAAGGATGCGGCTCTCGCTTATCAGTACGGCTTTGTGTGTCTGCAGATGGAATTGCTGCGCGAGGCCCAGTCTGCGATGGCGCAAGCGGTGCAGCTGGCTCCGGATAATCCGGATTATCTGCTGACCATGGGAACGGTTGCGACCGGTGCCGACGCGCTGCCCTACCTGGAACGCTATCGCGCCATGCGGCCGGACGATCCGGCTGGATACCTCGCCTCGGGCATCGCCTATCTCGACAACAATCACTTTGACGAGGCTTTGAGCTGGCTGAGAAAGGCCGTGGCAAGCCCGAAGACCGCATTCTCTGCGCACTATTACCTGGGGCGCACACTCAGAGAACAGGCGAAATACAAAGAGGCCCTCACGGAACTCCACCAGGCCGATGTTCTTCGTCCGAACCAGCCGGAGGTTCTGGCGGAAATCGGCGCCGACTACTTCTGGCTGAAGCAATACGGCGATGCGGTGGGTCCGCTCAAACATGCACTGGAACTTGAGCCGGATAACTACGTAGCCAACTATGCCCTGCTGCGCCTTTATAGCCAGACAGGCGATCCGCAGCGGGAAGAACAGGCCAAGCGATTCACCGCGCTGCGGACACAACGGGAAGACCGGTATCGCGATGCGATGCGGGTGATCGAGGCACGCCCGCAACCGCTATCGGGCGCGGGCCCATAAGCAGGGCCCGCAGATTGACAGAAAGACATCACCAACAAAAAGGAGAGAAACGATGCATAGATTCCTGACCAGGAAAGGCTTATTGCTGTCCCTGCTTTCCGTTGTGGTCTGCGGA harbors:
- a CDS encoding alpha/beta hydrolase family protein is translated as MARLVLRAAAFFCLLTPLLASAQVPAALTADPAADAKHPATMISLADLPSHGEKLLGVFYLAAGEGPHPTVILMHGFPGFEQNLDLAQAIRRAGWNVLAVHYRGSWGVKGTFSFKNAIEDADAEVAFVRDPANAKKYRVDTAKIVLLGHSMGGFMVASAAAHDTKVAGMGMISAWNIGASFPPASENSSQRAADEAAKKELIDQFTDDNDGAPLAGCTVEGLVEEAYEHRAEWNFNDYAPQLASRPVLVVTSDDGLAPMDGTFATALKKAGNERVTEAHFPTDHSYSDQRLALTTVVLNWLATI
- the ada gene encoding bifunctional DNA-binding transcriptional regulator/O6-methylguanine-DNA methyltransferase Ada, translating into MTAFARVFPNLPMPQTDMTQVSTQASMPEELIPEESMAGTLDPDQAWQLVSARDARADGRLFYAVRTTGIVCRPSCPSRRPARANVEFFSDLVSAFAAGYRPCYRCTPAGVHTDAQRVETLCAHLRRHLDRPVPLAELAALVGLSPLATQRLFRRVLGLSPAQFQAQSRTAALRHQLNNPVSRITDAIYDAGYSGPSRMYENAALGMRPADYRRRGQGQQIGYAIGDSPLGRLLIAATSRGLCAVILGTTDDELLVRLHTQSSAAEIATQPDLAPMLAQVLTHLTEHPVALDLPLDLRATAFQMRVWTALRRIPRGETRTYAQLARDLGQPTAARAVARACASNPVAVVIPCHRVIGSDGKLTGYRWGVERKQKLLALESNPKNR
- a CDS encoding YXWGXW repeat-containing protein, whose amino-acid sequence is MSKTEKDLRQTASRACLMGLGLALVFGAAGCKSNPSTDQTAQTTATTPDASQATADTSDPAAQANLAPAVNTAQATSSSPSYPSTSSSASSTQETAPPPPADETASSSASTGSYATAPSEDAYDYEAPQTDVAQPVAYAPEPPPALPVYEQPPCPGDNYMWTPGYWGYAPTGYYWVPGVWVMAPYLGALWTPGYWGFYQGRYGWHGGYWGPHIGFYGGVNYGHGYGGMGYEGGYWHNNNFLYNRSVTQVNTTIIRNTYVHNVTIINNNSRVSYNGGNGGLQARPSAAENMAFREQHMGPVAAQTNHVQQAAANRQNFASVNHGRPAMLASAQPLATNYRTPAATPVAVQRQVSQEQARRAAVVNRPAENRAVAPAARTNEAARPAQQQLQQREQQQAQQREQQQQRQQQQTQQREQQQQRQQQQAQQREQQQQRQEQQTQQREQQQRQQQQAQQREQQQQHQAQQREQQQREQQQRQRPEEHPQADDHRPNR
- a CDS encoding carboxypeptidase-like regulatory domain-containing protein; protein product: MRNRVHTSVPWLLFLLFFLAGAVMPAKAQDTNASLTGSVTDSSGSAIPGVSLTLTNTSTHFKVTITSGQDGQYTFANISPGIYSLQASAKGFKSVTQTGIELAATQQGRVNVQLPVGNVQQEVTVTAEASQINFVDPTIGGGIAPETLQDFPLTVSGAPRSSVSVADMLPGVSTGASGNAYNTRINGGLVSGDEAVVDGATAMEGYMNQSGMVSLETDFGMSPDITSEVHVLTANYDAQYGNTTSGQLIISTRSGGDKFHGAAYEYLRNDALNARQWGLPISSAKPEDKENDFGANIGGPILIPKLHGASSLVKGYFYFNYEGFKEAGGANSSTLSIPSLADRSGNFSGAGSQLYYPDDATKYGADAGQPIAYGGVTNQINPAYEDPVAAAWMAALPTPTNSGELNNYFIPKAGQGSLTASENVYFGRVDMNVGPNDHFYWTTWWQRTGTNTQTNLPVAVSTASPADPENANIQRFNWEHNFSGNMTNHATLGYLNRNESYYALNGHADLPTVPGVANTAYLPEMSFGGGYTQLGNSDLPDPGQAKTTRGTWAFNDVFTRIMGSHTLNAGFEWRLAGTSIHLGTNQGGTFTFDPDATGNQGCSSTASCPGDAAASFYLGAASAASVNYYNVLAEYPRQDAWAIHVGDSWRIIPKLTLDYSLRWDYIQPFREKYNHLSFIDPSGANPGAVTSSGSELAGRLAFAGDKYGDASYGKQYPEIPFKKGFAPRLGFAYSLDDKTVIRAGYGIYFGQAFYPNWGGGMGLDGFNKNVTLNESSVGNLKTPALYLTSGVSASQVGETENISSSFDNGQTPSLYRPLDGNHRPYSSQWNLTVERQLPKNFSTRISYVGTQGTHLPSLLNPLNILNPYNTTISSMGSDLATSYNSTDGPAVFAAHGVSVPYENWQTQMTSCTPTLAQALLPFPQYCGTLQGLNEGHATSSYHSLQVEVDHQAKNGLFVLGSFTYSKLMTNATDSTQSASASGLGNNGDFSPYNPNTRDYSLAPDNVPITAQISLVYDLPFGKNKRFLSSGGPLNVLVGGWQVSPLYHYEYGTPLWFSSSSCTTSSLVPEFRQSCIPGHLPGVKPYVHGRNGYNPHTDGNYLNAAAFESNFTQFGYTGFGSAVSNIYGSAFQDTDVAFTKNTRITERMNFKFMANFFNAFNNHYFISTGNGPSLPFVTDVAATGNSFGTWNGTVSNPRTIQFAGRIEF
- a CDS encoding tetratricopeptide repeat protein produces the protein MAEWRHTAALLIALAALCPGYRGLAQAVEEEAQPGIAGIGTSGLSPDKAQALQRALDAQDYRGAESLLLPEIQSAQQPSYRYSLLLTIAGVYFLDHDDRNAAIAWKKAEAIKPLPQPLQFSLAMAYVGMGQRDWASRQLQQLVAVDPKNALYPYWLGRIDYDRQAYASAIEHFQHAIQLDPGMARAYDNLGLCFSYLNQDAAAVRNFETAISLDSHAKHPSPWPHINLAAMLQAEGDFTGAEKHLREAIRLDAKLAPTHFQLGNVLDGMGKPQAAVDEYKQAALLDAHYAEPHFALARLYHRLGQDDLSRREVRIYTQLHNTPSRTPAAP
- a CDS encoding tetratricopeptide repeat protein is translated as MAGCALLTLMLASSCAQAQRAGYQDTVLKIQGQIESHDLDGARVLLASAMKHYPNDGGLENLLGVVEAQSQHRDAAKHAFSQAVVLDPKLLSAWQNLARIEMEDADHDPKSAEDALRSYTHALALDPSDAESIYGAATAAMWRHAYATSLAYLQKLDGESRAKARVQAVLCADELGAGHTAAAEQAAARMAASLDLLESDVMLALPALRAAHRADILDTLLSSAHAHEPLSPAGLRMLGLAQEAEGKPQQAKATLEHVYELEPTNTAPLVDLARIALAQNDKQGALGYLAHARAIAPKDAALAYQYGFVCLQMELLREAQSAMAQAVQLAPDNPDYLLTMGTVATGADALPYLERYRAMRPDDPAGYLASGIAYLDNNHFDEALSWLRKAVASPKTAFSAHYYLGRTLREQAKYKEALTELHQADVLRPNQPEVLAEIGADYFWLKQYGDAVGPLKHALELEPDNYVANYALLRLYSQTGDPQREEQAKRFTALRTQREDRYRDAMRVIEARPQPLSGAGP